Proteins encoded by one window of Chrysemys picta bellii isolate R12L10 chromosome 10, ASM1138683v2, whole genome shotgun sequence:
- the LOC135973935 gene encoding uncharacterized protein LOC135973935: MQSSPAVMAMQSGNRKRAPAWTDREVLDLIAVWGDESVLSELRSKRRNAKIYEKISKDMAERGYSRDATQCRVKIKELRQGYQKTKEANGCSGSHPQTSRFYEALHSILGAAATTTPPVTVDSEDGILSTAGSSDMLGDGEDEEGDEEGEAVGRSHNADFPDSQDLFITLTEIPYEASPAITPDTESGEGSATPSATVSQPSLESHSQRLARIRRRKKRTREDMFSELMASSQAQAAQQTQWRENLTRMHQANMDREERWRQEDQQATQTLLGLLREQTDTLRRLVDVLQERRQEDRAPLQSISNRPPPPPSPIPTSPKVQRRRGGRVPANSHSTPAESSSSRRLSFPKI, from the exons atgcagagctctccagcagtgatggccatgcagtctgggaatagaaagagagccccagcatggactgatcgtgaagtcttggatctcatcgctgtgtggggcgatgagtccgtgctttccgagctgcgatccaaaagaaggaatgcaaagatctacgagaagatctctaaagacatggcagagagaggatacagccgggatgcaacgcagtgccgcgtgaaaatcaaggagctgagacaaggctaccagaagaccaaagaggcaaacggatgctccggatcccatccccagacatcccgtttctacgaggcactgcattccatcctcggtgctgccgccaccactaccccaccagtgaccgtggactctgaggatgggatactgtccacggccggttcctcagacatgttaggggacggggaagatgaggaaggagatgaggagggcgaggcagttggcagatctcacaacgctgatttccccgacagccaggatctcttcatcacccttacagagatcccctacgaagcgtccccagccattaccccggacacagaatctggtgaaggatcagcca ccccgtctgcgactgtctcacaacctagcctggaatcacactcccagaggctagcgcggattaggcgtaggaagaagaggacacgggaggacatgttctctgagcttatggcctcttcccaagcccaggcagcacagcagacccagtggcgggagaacttgacccgaatgcaccaagccaacatggatcgggaggagaggtggcggcaggaagaccagcaggcgactcaaacgctgcttggactactgagggagcaaacggacacgctccggcgccttgtggatgttctgcaggaacggaggcaggaggacagagccccgctgcagtccatctctaaccgccctcccccgccaccaagtcccatacccacctcacccaaagtgcaaagaaggagaggcggcagagtccctgctaactctcactccacccctgcagagagctctagtagcagaaggctctcatttcccaaaatttga